A single region of the Anguilla rostrata isolate EN2019 chromosome 11, ASM1855537v3, whole genome shotgun sequence genome encodes:
- the zgc:158258 gene encoding specifically androgen-regulated gene protein, which yields MPESDTWTGGVAMETMTSMDSAGSCDSVVSVNSVFSDDSLEHLSPEERACLMFLEETIESLEAEEDSGLSTDEPEDRLPMPNSLVAKMVQRTSSMGQSRMDDVSNNPYNHPMKDHKASSYLVPSPLVLANNGSSTLPKAGVGVGAGTDPLPATTPRLTDLPPDRVDLVHLPINVSPDIDPGQGNVLVIPPPTDFRDEPVEQEDLPGGSTPLLRRPLSQGDIMQLLRKSVSKDEAKLLTVTHDDQSHNGNSPPSPSETPPASPYDFDEPKNHPPAVAPKPKRLPSNIILKTSKGPIPSPVSSPDHSTSSSCTSPNDKILMDPQKVRMEALRKLGLLKDDEVDSGPTHSTPPYSPKLHRSWEHTPSLVTPASTDPPQIDIPKAQSSPNLPRAKEAQQPKFHGEYRERSSSELPSVTRPSRTISTGEKSATLERMGSGLSYSSMGQISTSSGQDKGLPKSLEMDSLSQLRNTRPRPASLGNGKDFRTIQGDAPRTAAPGTAVAKPPEFGDGVRHLQASSSQKLPRSQGVSVLITPRSKSGEDRREALRKLGLLKD from the exons AGTGATGATAGTCTGGAGCACCTTTCGCCTGAGGAGCGGGCATGTCTGATGTTCCTGGAGGAGACCATAGAGTCCCTGGAGGCTGAGGAGGACAGTGGCCTTTCCACCGATGAGCCGGAGGACCGTCTTCCTATGCCTAACAGCTTGGTTGCCAAGATGGTCCAGCGCACCTCCTCCATGGGTCAGAGCAGGATGGATG ATGTATCAAATAATCCCTACAATCATCCCATGAAGGACCACAAGGCCTCTAGCTACCTAGTGCCATCTCCATTGGTCCTGGCTAACAATGGCTCCAGCACCCTGCCCAAagctggggtgggtgtgggggcaggGACTGACCCCTTACCAGCCACAACCCCCCGCCTGACCGACCTTCCACCAGACAGGGTTGACCTGGTCCACCTGCCCATTAATGTCAGCCCAGACATTGACCCCGGCCAGGGTAACGTGTTGGTGATCCCCCCTCCAACGGACTTCAGGGATGAGCCAGTTGAGCAGGAGGACCTTCCGGGAGGCAGCACACCTTTGCTCAGGCGACCGCTGTCCCAGGGAGACATTATGCAGCTTCTCAGGAAGTCTGTGTCAAAGGACGAGGCTAAGTTGCTCACTGTTACCCACGATGACCAATCCCACAACGGCAACagccctccttctccttctgagACCCCGCCAGCATCCCCTTATGATTTTGATGAACCAAAGAACCACCCGCCGGCTGTGGCCCCCAAGCCAAAACGACTCCCTTCCAACATCATCCTAAAGACCTCAAAAGGTCCCATTCCCAGCCCAGTGTCCAGCCCAGACCAcagcaccagctcctcctgtaCGTCGCCCAACGATAAGATCCTAATGGACCCCCAGAAGGTGCGGATGGAGGCCCTCCGAAAACTGGGCCTGCTGAAGGATGACGAGGTAGATTCGGGTCCcacccacagcacccccccatACTCTCCCAAATTGCACAGGTCCTGGGAGCACACCCCTTCGCTGGTAACCCCTGCCTCCACAGACCCACCCCAGATTGACATACCTAAAGCCCAGTCCTCGCCCAACCTGCCCCGAGCTAAGGAGGCCCAGCAGCCCAAATTCCATGGAGAGTATCGAGAGCGCTCAAGCAGTGAGCTCCCCAGTGTCACTCGACCATCTCGCACCATCTCCACGGGTGAAAAATCTGCCACTCTTGAGCGCATGGGTTCTGGCCTCAGTTATTCGTCCATGGGCCAGATTTCCACCAGCTCTGGCCAGGATAAGGGCCTGCCTAAGTCCCTTGAGATGGACTCCCTCAGCCAGCTACGCAACACCCGGCCTCGCCCAGCCTCCCTGGGAAACGGGAAGGACTTCAGGACCATTCAGGGGGACGCTCCCCGGACAGCTGCCCCTGGCACTGCTGTAGCCAAGCCCCCTGAGTTTGGGGATGGTGTCAGGCACCTGCAGGCCAGCAGCTCTCAAAAGCTCCCACGCTCCCAGGGGGTCAGCGTGCTGATCACACCCCGGAGCAAGTCTGGCGAGGACCGCCGTGAAGCCCTGCGGAAGCTTGGTTTGCTCAAGGACTGA